A genomic stretch from Rhodobacterales bacterium HKCCA1288 includes:
- the dut gene encoding dUTP diphosphatase produces MAQVEVKFLREDWADPDLPLPRYETDGAAGFDLRAQFTADAREAGLTLAPQTRALIQTGFRVAVPRGYELQIRPRSGLALKHGVTLANAPGTVDCDYRGPLGVILINLGDAPFVIGHGDRIAQGVVAPVTQVRFTLVSRLDETARGAGGFGSTGQG; encoded by the coding sequence ATGGCGCAAGTAGAAGTAAAGTTCTTACGCGAAGACTGGGCCGATCCTGACCTGCCCCTGCCGCGATATGAAACCGATGGGGCGGCGGGTTTTGATCTGCGCGCACAGTTCACGGCTGACGCCCGCGAGGCCGGGCTGACGCTTGCCCCGCAGACGCGCGCCTTGATCCAAACAGGGTTTCGTGTGGCTGTGCCTCGCGGGTATGAGCTGCAAATTCGGCCGCGATCTGGCCTTGCCCTGAAACATGGGGTGACGCTTGCCAATGCGCCTGGAACGGTTGACTGCGATTATCGCGGGCCATTGGGGGTTATCCTCATCAATTTGGGCGATGCACCTTTTGTTATTGGCCATGGGGATCGGATTGCTCAAGGCGTTGTCGCGCCAGTGACGCAAGTCCGTTTTACGCTTGTGTCGCGTTTGGATGAAACCGCGCGTGGGGCGGGTGGTTTCGGCTCAACTGGGCAGGGCTGA
- the moeB gene encoding molybdopterin-synthase adenylyltransferase MoeB, whose translation MFTVLAIMAALWGFGAVMKTAYTPRLVMVALVYGVVVLGHFVLPEGHPLRIATGETAAPWLILGGAVLLVLAYRAGLNRLRRVAQPMITPAPRQSGTFTPEELERYARHITLPDIGGQGQKALKSAKVLVVGAGGLGSPVLLYLAAAGVGRIGVIDADHVSLSNLQRQIIHRDADQDMPKVFSAERAMKAINPHLDIRPYNRALDETIAAELFAGYDLIIDGTDQFETRAMINRAAVSAKRPLLAGAISAWEGQITLYDPSAGGACMACVFPNPPQAGMAATCAETGVIGALPGVVGTMMALEAIKQITGAGQGILGRMLLYDGLAPETRIVKLKRNASCPVCAGD comes from the coding sequence ATGTTCACGGTTCTTGCAATCATGGCTGCGCTTTGGGGCTTTGGGGCCGTGATGAAAACCGCCTATACCCCCCGTCTTGTGATGGTCGCCCTTGTCTATGGGGTGGTTGTCTTGGGCCATTTCGTATTGCCCGAGGGCCACCCTTTGCGCATCGCGACAGGCGAAACTGCCGCGCCATGGTTGATTTTAGGCGGTGCGGTTCTGTTGGTTCTGGCCTATCGCGCGGGTCTAAACCGCTTGCGCCGCGTGGCCCAGCCCATGATCACGCCCGCGCCGCGCCAAAGCGGCACCTTCACGCCAGAGGAATTAGAGCGCTATGCCCGCCACATCACCTTGCCTGACATTGGTGGGCAGGGGCAAAAGGCGCTGAAATCGGCCAAGGTTTTGGTGGTGGGGGCAGGTGGCTTGGGCTCGCCTGTTCTGCTGTATCTCGCAGCTGCGGGGGTCGGGCGCATTGGGGTGATTGACGCGGATCATGTCAGCCTGTCGAACCTACAACGCCAAATCATTCACCGCGATGCCGATCAAGATATGCCCAAAGTGTTTTCAGCAGAACGTGCGATGAAGGCGATAAATCCACATCTTGATATCCGACCTTACAATCGTGCTTTGGACGAGACGATCGCGGCAGAGCTATTCGCGGGCTATGATCTAATCATTGATGGCACGGATCAATTTGAAACGCGGGCAATGATCAACCGCGCTGCGGTGTCCGCCAAGCGCCCGCTTTTGGCAGGTGCAATTTCAGCATGGGAGGGGCAGATTACCCTCTACGATCCAAGTGCTGGCGGGGCATGCATGGCCTGTGTCTTTCCCAATCCGCCTCAGGCAGGGATGGCTGCCACCTGTGCCGAGACGGGTGTCATCGGCGCGCTTCCAGGGGTGGTGGGCACCATGATGGCACTTGAGGCCATCAAGCAGATTACAGGTGCGGGTCAGGGGATATTGGGGCGTATGCTGCTCTATGATGGGCTTGCGCCTGAGACGCGGATCGTCAAGCTAAAGCGCAATGCTTCTTGCCCCGTTTGCGCAGGGGACTAG
- a CDS encoding D-glycerate dehydrogenase produces MPAPRLKVVVTRHLPEAVETRMSELFDVQLNDEDRKMSRDDLVAAMKSADVLVPCVTDQIDAGMLGQAGERLKLIANYGAGVDHIDVATARQRGVLVTNTPGVMTDDTADMTMAMILGVLRRVPEGQAVMQTGTWQGWAPTAFMGGRIAGKRLGILGMGRIGQAVARRAAAFGMQVHYHNRRRVHADIETALGATYWESLDQMLARMDVISVNCPHTPSTFHLINARRLKLMKPSAVIVNTSRGEVIDEKALTRMLRAGEIAGAGLDVFERGHDVNPRLRELDNVILLPHMGSATLEGRIEMGEKVLINIKTFADGHRPPDLVLPSMH; encoded by the coding sequence ATGCCCGCACCAAGGTTAAAAGTTGTCGTTACCCGCCATTTGCCCGAAGCGGTGGAAACCCGCATGAGCGAATTGTTTGATGTTCAGCTCAATGACGAAGACCGCAAAATGAGCCGCGATGATCTGGTCGCAGCGATGAAATCAGCGGATGTTCTGGTGCCATGTGTGACGGATCAGATTGATGCAGGCATGTTGGGGCAAGCGGGCGAACGGCTCAAGCTGATTGCCAATTATGGTGCAGGGGTCGATCATATTGACGTTGCCACCGCACGCCAACGCGGGGTCTTGGTCACCAATACACCCGGTGTCATGACGGATGATACCGCCGATATGACTATGGCGATGATCTTGGGTGTTCTGCGCCGCGTGCCAGAAGGGCAGGCTGTCATGCAAACGGGCACATGGCAGGGATGGGCGCCAACCGCCTTTATGGGGGGGCGTATCGCGGGTAAGCGTTTGGGTATTCTGGGAATGGGTCGCATCGGTCAGGCCGTGGCCCGCCGCGCGGCTGCTTTTGGAATGCAGGTTCATTACCACAACCGCCGCAGAGTTCACGCTGATATAGAGACAGCGCTCGGCGCGACTTATTGGGAAAGCTTGGATCAAATGTTGGCGCGGATGGATGTGATTTCAGTGAATTGCCCGCACACCCCTTCGACCTTTCATTTGATCAATGCACGCAGGTTGAAGCTGATGAAGCCATCAGCGGTGATTGTGAACACATCGCGGGGAGAGGTGATTGATGAAAAAGCACTCACCCGCATGTTGCGCGCGGGTGAGATCGCGGGTGCGGGCTTGGATGTGTTTGAGCGTGGCCATGATGTGAACCCCCGATTGCGGGAATTGGATAACGTGATCCTCCTCCCGCATATGGGGTCAGCCACGCTTGAAGGGCGGATTGAGATGGGCGAAAAGGTGTTGATCAATATCAAGACCTTTGCAGATGGCCACCGCCCCCCCGATCTGGTTTTGCCGAGCATGCATTGA
- a CDS encoding lytic transglycosylase domain-containing protein, with protein sequence MRRLMITALCVMLVACIGTPEPDLYPGETAEIRALVNKMARQYDVPAPLIHRVIQRESDYRAHARNGPYYGMMQILPATARNMGFTGEDADLLDAETNLTYAVKYLRGAWLLSDGSYDTAVMHYARGYYYVARDRCMLVETGLREREVRRDCRG encoded by the coding sequence ATGCGCCGCCTTATGATCACAGCCCTTTGCGTGATGCTTGTGGCCTGCATTGGCACACCCGAACCTGATCTTTACCCGGGCGAAACAGCAGAAATTAGGGCCCTCGTGAATAAAATGGCGCGCCAATATGATGTGCCCGCCCCCCTGATCCACCGCGTGATCCAACGGGAAAGCGACTATCGTGCCCATGCCCGCAACGGCCCCTATTACGGGATGATGCAAATCTTGCCCGCCACAGCCCGCAATATGGGGTTTACGGGTGAAGATGCCGATTTATTGGATGCAGAAACCAATCTCACCTATGCCGTCAAATATCTGCGCGGCGCATGGCTGCTGTCAGATGGATCTTATGACACGGCCGTCATGCATTACGCGCGTGGCTATTACTATGTAGCACGGGACAGATGCATGTTGGTCGAGACAGGGCTGAGGGAACGCGAGGTCAGGCGCGACTGTCGGGGATGA